From a region of the Streptomyces sp. NBC_01454 genome:
- a CDS encoding MarR family winged helix-turn-helix transcriptional regulator — translation MAAGEFPDSLAEVLAGVQRLIRRRLRAGLAAPRLRGAEVELLRLVAERPGIRVSAAARELCLAGNSVSTLVNQLGRAGFLRRETAADDRRSALLYPTPAARSRLRDWETRRSALVSEQLARLPEADRAALAAALPALRRLAHNLHEEAEGT, via the coding sequence ATGGCTGCAGGGGAGTTCCCCGACTCGCTCGCCGAGGTGCTGGCCGGTGTCCAGCGGCTGATCAGGCGCCGGCTGCGGGCCGGGCTGGCCGCTCCCCGGCTGCGCGGTGCCGAGGTGGAGCTGCTGCGGCTGGTCGCGGAGCGGCCCGGTATACGGGTGTCCGCCGCCGCCAGGGAACTCTGTCTCGCCGGGAATTCGGTCTCCACACTGGTCAATCAGCTCGGCCGGGCCGGGTTTCTGCGCCGTGAGACCGCCGCCGACGACCGCCGCTCGGCCCTGCTCTACCCCACCCCCGCGGCCCGGTCCCGGCTGCGTGACTGGGAGACCCGCCGCAGCGCCCTGGTGAGCGAGCAGCTCGCGCGCCTGCCGGAGGCCGACCGGGCGGCGCTGGCCGCGGCCCTGCCGGCGCTGCGCCGGCTCGCCCACAACCTGCACGAGGAGGCGGAGGGCACATGA